A window from Nitrosopumilus adriaticus encodes these proteins:
- a CDS encoding cobalt-precorrin-5B (C(1))-methyltransferase: MKLTYVEEEKVKLKTGYTTGSSATAAAKAALLSIINQEKIESIEILLPKRSFIQIPVHSCEFELNNAKCSVIKNGGDDPDVTHGAEIIVELSITKKINKIEIDGGEGVGIVTKPGLGLEINKPAINPVPKKMITENLREIGKEILLKNGIRVLISVPKGKELGPKTDNPRLGIINGISILGTSGIVIPFSTASYAASIRQNLDVAIAMGNDTVVLTTGGRSEDFAKKIVDLPEHCFVQMGDFSGYTIQQCGKKDIKKAYVVGFIGKLAKMAAGVKQTHVKGSKVDMAFLSELAKRCDANENVIQKIKKANTARHVSEIIIENKIEGFFDLICSETFKHMRKHSEEKVPIDVILFDFDGNILARKYEE; this comes from the coding sequence ATGAAATTAACATATGTGGAAGAAGAAAAGGTAAAATTAAAGACAGGTTACACTACAGGAAGTTCAGCTACTGCTGCTGCAAAAGCCGCATTATTATCAATAATTAATCAGGAAAAAATAGAAAGTATAGAGATTCTATTACCAAAACGATCTTTTATTCAGATTCCTGTACATTCATGTGAATTTGAATTGAATAATGCAAAATGCTCTGTGATTAAAAATGGTGGAGATGATCCAGATGTCACTCATGGTGCAGAGATTATTGTAGAGTTATCAATAACTAAGAAAATTAACAAAATTGAAATTGATGGTGGAGAAGGAGTTGGAATTGTAACCAAACCAGGGTTAGGTTTGGAAATTAATAAACCGGCAATAAATCCTGTACCCAAAAAAATGATTACAGAAAACTTAAGAGAAATAGGAAAAGAAATTCTTTTGAAAAATGGAATTAGAGTCTTAATCTCAGTTCCTAAAGGTAAAGAGTTAGGGCCTAAAACAGATAATCCTAGATTAGGAATTATTAACGGAATTTCAATTTTAGGAACTAGTGGGATAGTAATTCCATTTTCAACTGCATCTTATGCAGCATCAATTAGGCAAAATCTTGATGTTGCAATTGCAATGGGAAATGATACAGTTGTACTTACAACTGGTGGTAGAAGTGAAGATTTTGCAAAAAAAATTGTAGATTTGCCTGAACATTGTTTTGTGCAGATGGGTGATTTTTCAGGGTACACTATTCAGCAATGTGGTAAAAAAGATATCAAAAAAGCATATGTTGTTGGTTTTATTGGAAAACTTGCAAAAATGGCAGCAGGTGTTAAACAAACACATGTTAAGGGATCAAAAGTTGACATGGCTTTTCTATCTGAATTAGCAAAGAGATGTGATGCAAATGAAAACGTTATTCAAAAAATCAAAAAGGCTAATACAGCAAGACATGTGTCAGAAATAATTATTGAAAATAAGATAGAAGGTTTTTTTGATTTAATTTGTAGTGAGACGTTTAAACATATGAGAAAACATTCAGAAGAAAAGGTTCCAATTGATGTCATATTATTTGATTTTGATGGAAATATTTTGGCTAGAAAATATGAAGAGTAA
- a CDS encoding cobalt-precorrin 5A hydrolase gives MEKTSLLAITKNGVKIGEKINELFPDWKIFAPSKLSNGNNGIIWYSEPTSEKIIELFKSSNALICLFSLGAVIRLIAPHLKDKKTDPAVIVIDDKMNFVISVLSGHIGGANELTEEIAEKLGAISVITTAADVNKTIAVDLVGREFNWKIDDDSTVTKISAHMVNEEPIGVFQDIGEKNWYKKLPKNVVIYENIEDLKKSNSKAHLIISDKIIDDDIIKESVIYRPPSLVIGIGLHWDTSKETIREGVETCLEKFKLSSKSIVKLVSIKKPQDVQGLIDLGKEMGIPVEYVDREDLAEISAPNPSETVKAFEGTASVSEAAAIKVSGGELIVEKQKFPPNLTIAIARIMN, from the coding sequence ATGGAAAAAACTTCATTACTTGCTATTACAAAAAATGGAGTAAAAATTGGTGAAAAGATAAATGAGCTATTTCCAGACTGGAAAATTTTTGCACCTTCAAAACTATCAAATGGGAATAATGGAATAATATGGTATTCTGAGCCTACATCTGAGAAAATTATTGAACTTTTCAAAAGTAGTAATGCATTAATTTGTCTTTTTTCATTAGGTGCAGTAATTAGATTAATTGCACCACATTTGAAAGATAAGAAAACTGATCCTGCAGTAATTGTAATTGATGATAAAATGAATTTTGTAATCAGTGTTTTATCTGGACATATTGGAGGTGCAAATGAACTTACAGAAGAAATTGCAGAAAAACTTGGAGCAATATCGGTAATTACTACTGCAGCAGATGTAAACAAAACTATAGCTGTTGATTTGGTAGGAAGGGAGTTTAATTGGAAAATTGATGATGATTCTACTGTAACAAAAATTAGTGCACACATGGTAAATGAAGAGCCAATCGGCGTTTTTCAGGATATAGGAGAGAAAAATTGGTATAAAAAATTACCAAAGAATGTTGTGATCTATGAGAATATAGAAGATTTAAAAAAATCAAATTCAAAAGCACATTTGATAATTTCTGATAAAATAATTGATGATGATATTATAAAAGAATCTGTAATTTATCGTCCACCAAGTTTAGTTATTGGTATTGGATTACATTGGGATACTTCAAAAGAAACTATTAGAGAGGGGGTTGAAACTTGTTTGGAAAAATTCAAACTTAGTTCAAAATCCATTGTAAAATTAGTTTCAATAAAAAAACCACAAGATGTACAAGGGTTGATAGATCTTGGAAAAGAAATGGGAATTCCAGTAGAGTACGTAGACAGAGAAGATCTGGCAGAAATTTCTGCACCAAATCCTTCTGAAACAGTTAAAGCATTTGAGGGAACTGCAAGTGTTTCTGAAGCTGCTGCAATTAAGGTTTCAGGAGGAGAATTAATCGTAGAAAAGCAGAAATTCCCACCAAATTTGACTATAGCAATAGCGAGGATTATGAATTGA
- a CDS encoding sirohydrochlorin chelatase — translation MKRGLLLIDRGSREREASEELEAICKGIKAKGEYVFTDYCFLEVEPPYIEDGIPKCLKQDIDSLTIVPYFLYPGKKVKNAVTDVMKFQKDTKVKFLVTKQMSMHKTLVDVVENRISTTLKEKKITLSNKEVDVMIIGHGSKDPNAQRSLDYIVNELTDSYRNVSRCWLEIEQPDIFEGIKKCEKDKPKVLIIVFYFLHEGAHVKTDINNDLIPALEKSTIEKAYITKHIGTDQKMIDLILERAKEVEDAN, via the coding sequence TTGAAACGAGGATTATTACTTATTGATAGAGGAAGTAGAGAAAGAGAGGCTTCTGAAGAATTAGAGGCGATTTGTAAAGGAATCAAGGCTAAAGGAGAGTATGTTTTTACTGATTATTGTTTTCTTGAGGTAGAACCACCATATATCGAGGATGGGATTCCTAAATGTCTAAAACAAGATATAGATTCGTTAACCATAGTTCCATACTTTTTGTATCCTGGTAAAAAAGTGAAAAATGCAGTAACAGATGTAATGAAATTTCAAAAAGATACCAAAGTGAAATTTCTAGTTACAAAACAAATGAGCATGCATAAAACTTTGGTAGATGTTGTTGAAAATAGAATATCTACAACACTAAAAGAAAAGAAAATTACACTTTCAAATAAAGAAGTAGATGTTATGATTATTGGGCACGGTAGTAAAGATCCTAATGCACAAAGATCATTGGATTACATTGTAAATGAATTAACAGACTCCTACAGAAATGTCAGTAGATGTTGGCTAGAAATAGAACAACCGGATATTTTTGAAGGAATTAAAAAATGTGAAAAAGATAAACCCAAAGTATTGATAATTGTCTTTTATTTTCTTCATGAAGGTGCACATGTAAAAACTGATATTAATAATGATTTGATACCAGCCCTTGAAAAATCTACTATAGAAAAAGCATACATTACAAAACATATAGGAACAGATCAAAAAATGATAGATTTGATATTAGAGAGAGCAAAAGAGGTTGAAGATGCAAACTAA
- a CDS encoding precorrin-8X methylmutase, translating to MQTKKGQSIEDASMQMIEDEIGSHEFNEKEWPIVRRIIHSTADFDFANKNKLIFHKDAIQSGMNALKNGCSIVVDVNGVIGGMNKQNPIDFGNNIVCNISKPEIMELAKKEGKTRSQVSMREAISDIDGGVVAIGNAPTALQEVIQMVKEGIVRPALIIGIPVGFICAAESKAELAKLDEAPFITNIGRKGGSSSVSATINALFKLIRAESSL from the coding sequence ATGCAAACTAAGAAAGGTCAATCAATCGAAGATGCAAGTATGCAAATGATCGAAGATGAAATAGGATCACATGAATTCAATGAAAAAGAATGGCCTATTGTTAGAAGAATTATTCATTCAACAGCTGATTTTGATTTTGCAAACAAAAACAAGTTAATTTTTCACAAAGATGCAATTCAAAGCGGTATGAATGCTTTGAAGAATGGGTGTAGCATAGTAGTTGATGTTAATGGAGTAATTGGAGGAATGAATAAGCAAAATCCTATAGATTTTGGAAATAACATTGTTTGTAATATTTCAAAACCAGAAATTATGGAATTAGCAAAAAAAGAAGGTAAAACTCGTTCCCAAGTATCCATGAGGGAAGCTATCTCAGACATTGATGGAGGAGTTGTAGCAATAGGAAATGCCCCTACAGCACTTCAAGAAGTAATTCAAATGGTCAAAGAAGGCATAGTAAGACCTGCTCTAATTATTGGAATTCCAGTAGGATTCATCTGTGCTGCAGAATCAAAAGCAGAGCTAGCAAAGTTGGATGAAGCCCCATTCATCACAAATATTGGAAGAAAGGGTGGTAGTTCTTCAGTATCTGCTACAATTAATGCTCTTTTCAAACTAATAAGAGCAGAATCATCCCTTTGA
- a CDS encoding cobyrinate a,c-diamide synthase — MRIPRIVIAGATSGVGKTSITCSIIYGLQKKGFTVQPFKVGPDYIDPGYLSSISKHQTYNLDAWLMGENQLLNSFLSNSKSDISVIEGVMGYYDGFGGDSNYASTHHVASLTKSPVILVLDASKTSRSIAATALGFLKFNRNSRISGIILNKIGSKKHELLCKTALEKTKIPIIGVIPKNSLLKMPARHLGLISTLESKILKKQIEKISKIISENIDIDQIIKIAKNLSALTKISKPIHKKPKTTIAVALDTSFNFYYQDNLEALRREGAKLKFFSPVKDKKIPKCDGLYIGGGFPEVLGDSLEKNQIMKKAIKKLSEDNIPIYAECGGLMYLTKSILSKDKKYKMIGLFDAETKMTKTMRLNYTKGKIISKNPISEKLHSFQGHEFHYSQLDSVSSDSKFAYSLKIGEGIKNHQDGLIQDNTLASYGHLYFDSSNYAEIFVKNCIKYSKG; from the coding sequence TTGAGAATCCCTAGAATTGTAATTGCAGGTGCTACTAGTGGAGTAGGAAAGACATCAATTACCTGCTCAATAATCTATGGATTACAAAAAAAAGGTTTTACTGTTCAACCATTTAAAGTTGGGCCTGATTATATTGATCCCGGTTATCTATCAAGTATTTCTAAACATCAAACATACAACTTGGATGCTTGGTTAATGGGCGAAAATCAACTTTTGAATAGCTTTCTTTCAAACTCAAAATCTGATATTTCTGTTATAGAAGGTGTAATGGGATATTATGATGGATTTGGCGGTGATTCAAACTATGCAAGTACTCATCATGTAGCATCTTTAACAAAATCCCCTGTTATTTTGGTTCTAGATGCAAGCAAAACTTCTCGTTCCATTGCTGCAACTGCACTTGGATTTTTGAAATTTAATAGAAACTCTCGCATATCTGGGATTATTCTTAACAAAATAGGCAGTAAAAAACATGAACTTTTGTGTAAAACTGCTCTAGAAAAAACTAAAATCCCAATAATTGGTGTAATTCCAAAAAACTCTTTATTGAAAATGCCAGCTAGGCATCTTGGATTAATTTCAACATTGGAGAGTAAAATTCTCAAAAAACAAATTGAAAAAATATCTAAAATTATTTCAGAAAATATTGATATTGACCAAATTATTAAAATCGCAAAAAATTTATCTGCTCTTACAAAAATATCTAAACCAATACACAAGAAACCAAAAACTACTATTGCAGTTGCACTTGATACCTCATTTAATTTCTATTATCAAGATAACTTAGAAGCATTACGTCGTGAAGGTGCAAAATTAAAATTCTTCAGTCCTGTCAAAGATAAAAAAATCCCAAAGTGTGATGGTCTTTACATTGGTGGTGGATTCCCTGAAGTTTTAGGTGATTCTCTTGAAAAAAATCAAATAATGAAAAAAGCAATAAAAAAATTATCTGAAGATAACATTCCTATTTATGCCGAATGTGGTGGATTGATGTATTTGACAAAATCCATATTATCTAAAGATAAAAAATACAAAATGATTGGTCTATTTGATGCTGAAACTAAAATGACAAAGACAATGAGATTAAATTATACAAAAGGTAAGATTATTTCAAAAAATCCTATATCTGAAAAATTACATAGTTTTCAAGGACATGAATTTCACTACTCACAACTGGATTCTGTATCGTCTGATTCAAAATTTGCTTATTCTTTAAAAATAGGTGAAGGAATTAAAAATCATCAAGATGGATTAATTCAAGACAATACTTTGGCATCGTATGGTCATCTCTATTTTGATAGCTCAAACTATGCAGAAATTTTTGTTAAAAACTGTATAAAGTATTCAAAGGGATGA
- the cobO gene encoding cob(I)yrinic acid a,c-diamide adenosyltransferase: MEEDGLIIVYTGKGKGKTTAALGIALRAAGYEKRTCMIQFIKGSWHYGEMDSSKKLEPEFEMVAVGKGFVGIIDDKSPKEDHQQVAKEAIRISNEKIQSGNYDIVILDEINYAVNLNLISVDDVLNIIKSKPKGIDLILTGNYAKDEVIDAADLVTEMREIKHPFQKGIKAKKGIDF; encoded by the coding sequence ATGGAAGAAGATGGGCTAATCATTGTTTATACTGGCAAAGGTAAGGGTAAAACAACTGCAGCTTTAGGAATTGCATTACGTGCAGCAGGATATGAAAAGAGAACCTGTATGATTCAATTTATCAAAGGTTCATGGCATTATGGTGAAATGGATTCATCAAAAAAACTTGAACCAGAATTTGAAATGGTTGCAGTTGGAAAAGGGTTTGTTGGCATAATTGATGATAAAAGTCCAAAAGAAGATCATCAACAAGTTGCAAAAGAGGCCATAAGGATCAGTAATGAAAAAATTCAGTCAGGAAACTATGACATAGTAATTTTAGATGAGATTAACTATGCAGTAAATCTCAATCTAATTTCAGTTGATGATGTTTTAAACATTATAAAATCAAAACCAAAAGGCATTGATTTGATACTAACTGGCAATTATGCTAAAGATGAAGTGATTGATGCTGCTGATTTAGTTACAGAAATGAGAGAGATAAAGCATCCCTTTCAAAAGGGCATAAAGGCTAAGAAAGGCATTGATTTCTAG
- a CDS encoding translation initiation factor IF-2 subunit alpha: MSTEIQEMPEQGEIILATVTKVMDHGAYVTLDEYDDIQGFLHISEIAPGWIRSVSRFVKDGEKKVLLVKKVNSKRGDIDLSLKQVSKDQKKQKLKEVKKFEKGKTLLQNVQDKAKLTDEEIEKLEDSIYSKFDSVYDAFIEIARNGIESVKDLKLAKKTATVIGEICSKIKLPSVEIRGIMEITSIKSDGVEIIKKVLLDVLKKDPTIDITYLGAPKYRLSITSENFKSAEKSLKPIIEEIQNNIEKKKGSFKFTREESKKTREN; the protein is encoded by the coding sequence ATGTCTACTGAAATCCAAGAAATGCCAGAGCAAGGAGAGATTATACTTGCCACAGTTACCAAGGTAATGGATCATGGAGCATATGTAACATTAGATGAATATGATGATATCCAAGGATTTTTGCATATTTCAGAGATTGCTCCAGGTTGGATTAGATCAGTGAGTAGATTTGTCAAAGATGGTGAAAAAAAAGTCCTACTAGTAAAAAAAGTCAATTCTAAAAGGGGAGATATTGATCTCTCATTAAAACAAGTATCAAAAGATCAGAAAAAACAAAAACTAAAAGAAGTTAAAAAGTTTGAAAAGGGTAAAACGCTATTACAAAATGTACAGGACAAGGCAAAACTCACGGATGAGGAAATTGAAAAATTAGAGGATAGTATTTATTCAAAATTTGATTCTGTATATGATGCATTCATAGAGATTGCAAGAAATGGCATAGAATCTGTAAAGGATCTTAAACTTGCAAAAAAAACTGCAACAGTAATCGGTGAGATATGTTCTAAAATAAAACTTCCATCAGTGGAAATTAGAGGAATTATGGAGATTACTAGTATTAAATCTGATGGAGTTGAAATAATTAAAAAGGTTTTACTAGATGTTTTGAAAAAAGATCCGACAATAGATATTACATATTTAGGAGCACCAAAATACAGACTGTCGATTACTTCTGAGAATTTTAAATCAGCAGAAAAATCATTAAAGCCAATCATTGAAGAAATTCAAAATAATATCGAAAAAAAGAAAGGCTCATTCAAATTTACTAGAGAAGAATCAAAGAAAACAAGAGAAAATTAA
- a CDS encoding RNA-protein complex protein Nop10, with amino-acid sequence MKFQLRKCIKCNQYTLKEKCTKCNEKTISAHPAKFSPDDKYMRYRLAERYN; translated from the coding sequence ATGAAATTTCAATTAAGAAAATGTATTAAATGTAATCAATATACTTTGAAAGAAAAATGTACAAAATGTAATGAAAAAACAATTTCAGCACATCCAGCAAAATTTTCACCTGATGATAAATACATGAGATATAGACTAGCTGAAAGATATAATTAA